ACTCATTTGCACTTCATTTCATAAAAACAATTTTTATCTGGAGGTTTCATTCATGCTTCAAAATGGACGTATTCCGCTTTGGTTAGTCGCAACTGTTGCTGGTACTGGTGTACTAGTTGTTGTCGGTCTTTTCTTTTATGGTTCCTATGTTGGACTTGGTTCGGCTAGCTAACTTTCCATAAAAAAAGAAGGGGCGCAATGCGACCCTTCTTTTTTATGAAATACCTATAGCTGTCGCCATTCTTGTTAGGACATAAAACCCAAATAGTGTGAGGCGGCGCTTCGCGCCGCCTCACACTATTTGGGTTTTGATTTGTCCTGATACAGGTGGCTATAGCTATAAAATTGCTTTTTTGTAAGCGGGGCGATCGCTAATTCGTTTCATGTAAGCATCGATCGCAGGATAGTCAG
This genomic stretch from Pseudanabaena galeata CCNP1313 harbors:
- a CDS encoding photosystem II reaction center protein J — its product is MLQNGRIPLWLVATVAGTGVLVVVGLFFYGSYVGLGSAS